A segment of the Kazachstania africana CBS 2517 chromosome 2, complete genome genome:
GTGATTGCGAGAGGGATGCATTTAtgattaaaaaattaaaccCTGGTGATACAGTCACCTCAATTAAGTTTGTCGAATCCAAGGATGATTCgaatttattttccatAACCAATAGAGATGGGTTCTACAATATTGTGAACATTAATTTCGATAATGAAACCTACGAAGTAATTCActcaaataaaattgtaaaGGGCTTTTTAGAGGGTGCCTTTTATAATAAGGATAACGAATACATTACTTATGGTTTTAAATCTACTCTCTTTTATATGTACAATGAACAGCATGGCTATGAAATCTTGAGCCAATTGTGTGGTGGTGCTCACAGACAATGGAAGCTATGTTCATTAGATGGTACTAATTCTAATGAAGAGTTTATGTTAGTTTATATTAAAGCATCTGAATTGTATTTaagaagaatttataaGCCTATTGTACCAGAGACATTGGTGAATGGGTTACATGGTAGGGAAATAAGAGATATAAGCATTCTGCCTCAGCCATTTAACAAGgaagaatatttgtttGCCACAGCCTCTGAAGATACAACTATAagattgaataaatttaatttgGTTACCGGAGATATTAAAAGTTATTGGGCAGAAAGAAAACATGTTTCCGGATTGCAAagattgaaatttatcagtaacaaatttttgatttcttctaGTGCCAGAGAGGAATTATTCCTGTGGGCAATTAATACTAGCTTCAGTTCCAATCCATATATTACAGTAAGAGCTACGTTACCAACGTCAGCACATAGTCCAGATCTGAGAATCATGGATTTTGATACACTTTTTATCAATGAGGATAGGACAGATTTTATTGTTTCCACCATTTATTCAGATtcaacaatgaaaatatggTATTACGATTCAACAGATAATCAATTTAAACTATTGTGGACTAGTCGTTACAAGACGTGTTGTTTATTGAATGTTAAGTTAATAATATTGGAAGATGAGTTATACTTATTGGTAGCTCCTACAGATGGCCATTTGGTCGTTTACAATATTACgaatgaattagaaactGCTAGGATTTCTGATAATAAACTTGTGAATATTAAAGTACCAATGGTACCGGTAACTCTCTCCAATTTAAAACCTGAAATCGAACTAGCTGTTCATCAATCTGGTATTAAGTGTATGGACGtggaattttcaaaggacACCTTCAAAGTGTATACCGGTGGTGACGATAATGCATTATCCATCAGCAAATTCTACAAGAATGGCGGACGGATATGTGGTGAGTTCGTGTACTCAAATCCAAAAGCGGCATCATCTACTATCACATCATGTCAGTTGTTCAAGAACGGTACGAGATTGTTAAGTACTTCTGTGGACCAAATTGTTCGTGTTTGGAAAGTGGAAGAGGATAAACTTGTGTCTATGGCCAGTAGATACACTACTGTAGCAGATACTGGATCGAGTGATATTATAAAAGATTCGTCCCTACTAATCGGTGGTGTTGGTTTGTCAGTATGGGAGTACGATGAGAATAGTAATTAATGACTTTTGAGAAATGTACACAgaatatatgtatgtattTACATGAGGATATCtgtaatatataaatatatatatatatatatatatatatatattttccGATACTAACCTTGACGTTGCTTATGTCTCTTGTTAGATTTGCAATAAACGTAGACTCTACCTTTCCTTCTAACTATATAACAATCTTTACagaattttttcaaagagcTGCGCACTTTGAAACCTCTTGTTGGTTGGAGTAAATAAAGAGAAGGTTTCCATAAAGATGTCAGTAGCCTAATTGGCGGAGTTGTACAAGTAAACGTACTGAATGAACGGAAAGTCACGGTTCTCAGTACCGAAGCCCTCGAGACTAATGAACGACAGAACATCATTCATCAACTTTGTGTTCTTGAAAGGGATGTACTAATTGGCCTTGTTCTGTAAGTTTGATGCGTCTTCTTCTCTGTGAATCCGTCCTTTTTTCAGTTTACTGCGATAGTTAACTTGCGCTTGCTGTTCCAAAACGTTTCTGAGATCTTAGCATTTCCCGATTGGTTTCCAGTCGCGAACTTTTCTGTTAAGTTTACCCAACCACAAGAgtaatataatataataaataataaataatagaTGATTTAGTAAAGCCagtggtggtggtggtggcACAAGAGGAGAGAGAGGGTAGATGTGCTGTTTGTTACTCGCAGCAGATCACgtatatgtatatatgtatatatgtatatataaatatatataattgcGCTGCATGCTCTGATTTAGGCTGAAGCTCACAGCAACAAGACCCATCCATACCATAAGTCTACATGCATAGCACATTGTATACACAACTACAGTGGCTTACGCTACCATGACAGTAAGCTGAGTGATGGACACACTCGTCATCAACTTACTGGATCGATTGGCGTGGAAATGACAACCACTTGCTATACAGCGTTACGTCCCTGAGCAAAGGTTTCCACAACGAATAGTAGTGAGTGCATGGTACGGGTTCAATTGCATCGAGAACACTCACTTCTGCTTGAATCGGCCTGTTGGGTTTCTGATCTCTTGCTGCCAAATCGTCAATTGCATTGGATGCGCTGCTAGCTGAAATTTATCACGTGATGGTTGCAAATCCAGTTACCCTGAAGACGCAAGTCAAAATGATCGAGAAAGATGTTAGAGAGAGGCGTAACATATTTCTGTGAGAGGAAAAAGTTGGATTAA
Coding sequences within it:
- the RTT10 gene encoding tRNA (34-2'-O)-methyltransferase regulator RTT10 (similar to Saccharomyces cerevisiae YPL183C; ancestral locus Anc_6.177), with protein sequence MSNFKQLSHIGPSLCVKFYNDTILLAAVGPFIHVYEFRSDKLINKCRIFHNNKIHGFDISQEKCVLYGGKSVSIISISDLLNQIDLKHTELYVPEWVVACTLANDNENCYVLTCYNQVLILNPNGVVLHTKKLLNERSILYSGSIKVLDDRVVVNAGTVMGGILIWDLFSEQKIHNLKGHVGSIFYVTVSDDGKYVASCSDDRSIRLWNLENGQEVSIGWGHTARIWNLKFFNNNMNLISVGEDCTCRTWDISSESELITKNVYEVHLTKNCWSCDVQEELMIAATAGNDGRIKLIDMNKASRYGNELQSFTLQSIGETLEIKFEKNEIIKGFHWFSFGLIAITSLGKIIKYVECTQSWNLIVVNEDLASYSNTIGIDNTIIFSNNKGYVLLLAFSDDGRSIIMQKELHTDYLSKVTNCMCVKFDENYLITLESPNPNDNFIALEIEPVSLEIKRTFKFNKPGNFVSSCLEVVNQNYLLVGSRFSTVAIFNLSDCERDAFMIKKLNPGDTVTSIKFVESKDDSNLFSITNRDGFYNIVNINFDNETYEVIHSNKIVKGFLEGAFYNKDNEYITYGFKSTLFYMYNEQHGYEILSQLCGGAHRQWKLCSLDGTNSNEEFMLVYIKASELYLRRIYKPIVPETLVNGLHGREIRDISILPQPFNKEEYLFATASEDTTIRLNKFNLVTGDIKSYWAERKHVSGLQRLKFISNKFLISSSAREELFLWAINTSFSSNPYITVRATLPTSAHSPDLRIMDFDTLFINEDRTDFIVSTIYSDSTMKIWYYDSTDNQFKLLWTSRYKTCCLLNVKLIILEDELYLLVAPTDGHLVVYNITNELETARISDNKLVNIKVPMVPVTLSNLKPEIELAVHQSGIKCMDVEFSKDTFKVYTGGDDNALSISKFYKNGGRICGEFVYSNPKAASSTITSCQLFKNGTRLLSTSVDQIVRVWKVEEDKLVSMASRYTTVADTGSSDIIKDSSLLIGGVGLSVWEYDENSN
- the RTC6 gene encoding mitochondrial 54S ribosomal protein bL36m (similar to Saccharomyces cerevisiae YPL183W-A; ancestral locus Anc_6.178), which encodes MFCRSLVSRASVLRTVTFRSFSTFTCTTPPIRLLTSLWKPSLYLLQPTRGFKVRSSLKKFCKDCYIVRRKGRVYVYCKSNKRHKQRQG